The window ATCCGGTCGCAGCTGCGCCAGGGCTGCGGCCGATCGCAGCGGCACCAGGATGTCGGGCAGGCCTGTCGACACCGCTTGCACGGGCCAGTCCGGACTCAGGATCGCCTCGACTGTGCAGCCCAACAAAGGTGCGATGCATTCGGGTGAAAAGGTGTCACCAAACACTGGCGGTGCCTGTTCCATCGACACGAGGCCGTGGTCGGCCACTGCGACCCCCAACTCACCGGCCTGCAGCGCCTGTCGGTAGGCACCAGGGCGCAAGGTGCCGACCTGGTGAAGCACCGCGTAGGTCGCCACTGTCGCATGGCCGCACAACCCCACCTCCTCCGTCGGTGTGAAGAACCGCAGGCGGTAGTCGCAGGTGTCGGACGCAAGCACGAAGGCCGTCTCCGGCGCGCCCACCTTCGCCGCCACCTGTTGCATATGGCTGTCGGACAAGCCGTCGGCGTCGAGCACGACGCCGGCCGGGTTGCCGCCGCGGCCGTTCAGTTGAAACGCATCCACACGGTGGACGGCAATGCGCATGGGCGACCAGATCGGCGCTGCTGCAACTCAGGTGTCGCGCGGTGGCCGGTGCAGACCGCAAATCTTGTGGCCGTCCGGGTCCAGGAAGTAACAGAGGTAGAGCACGCCCATGGTGTTCTCGCGTGGACCGGGTGGGTCCTCGACGGCCGTGGCGCCGTGGGCGATGGCCGTGTCGTGGAAGGCTTGCAGTTGCTCGGGCGAGTCGCAGGCGAAGCCGATGGTCGAGCCGTTCGCGACGCTAGCCGGCTCGCCGTTTATCGGCTGCGTCACACAAAAGGTGGACGAGTTGTGCCGGTAGAACAGGCGCGTCTGGCCGGTCGTATTGACGTTCTCGATTGGCTCGGGTGCGCCTAACACCCCGAGCACCGCGTTGTAGAAGGCGCGGGAGCGCTCGATGTCGCTGGACCCAATCATCACATGGCTTAGCATCGCGTCGGTTTCCTCACTGAACTGTTCGGATCAACCAGTGTACGCGCTCGACTGGTGGGAGAGCACAGACACGCAACGTAACCGAGTGGAATCGACAGCCGAAGCAATCCCGACAACAGTCCCAAAAACCAACCCAATACGTCGCAAGCGAACGTCAGTGAAAGGTCTCGATAGCCGTTTCCGGACGACCACAGCCATCGGTGTCTCCACCTTCACACGCCTGTTCCAGCAAACGTGCGACACGTGCCGGATCGGGGCTGCCAAAGTCACCGGATTCGATGTGCTTGGCGAGCACCCGGCAGGGAAACCCTCGCAACCTTGCACAGGCGTCCACAAGGTGCGTGTACCCCGCGTCGATGTCCTGCTGAGTCGCAGCATCGTCGAGCACCATTCGGCCATACATGCCACACGCAAACGGCTCATCAGCACCACACACGCGCTTGAAGTGCGTCT of the Pseudomonadota bacterium genome contains:
- a CDS encoding PhzF family phenazine biosynthesis protein — protein: MRIAVHRVDAFQLNGRGGNPAGVVLDADGLSDSHMQQVAAKVGAPETAFVLASDTCDYRLRFFTPTEEVGLCGHATVATYAVLHQVGTLRPGAYRQALQAGELGVAVADHGLVSMEQAPPVFGDTFSPECIAPLLGCTVEAILSPDWPVQAVSTGLPDILVPLRSAAALAQLRPDFIAMARFNAASRTVGVHAFVVDSASPRSPVRCRNFAPRFGIPEEAATGSANGALA
- a CDS encoding VOC family protein; translation: MLSHVMIGSSDIERSRAFYNAVLGVLGAPEPIENVNTTGQTRLFYRHNSSTFCVTQPINGEPASVANGSTIGFACDSPEQLQAFHDTAIAHGATAVEDPPGPRENTMGVLYLCYFLDPDGHKICGLHRPPRDT